A genomic window from Prunus persica cultivar Lovell chromosome G2, Prunus_persica_NCBIv2, whole genome shotgun sequence includes:
- the LOC18786318 gene encoding rop guanine nucleotide exchange factor 3: MVEYVQGFEQLEFRTQVLKAPMDNLSNSDENYDLGYLPSPSSVDQNDHSLAETSTSGDSFMYRRTNSETSALSESVDDSSYSGEASPWFCPNVKTRFHNQVALTRLGMKQHNKNATDDKLEDHEAVDAELEMMKERFAKLLLGEDMSGSGKGVCTAVTISNSITNLYATVFGQNLRLEPLNPEKKAMWKREMNCLLSVCDYIVELIPISQNLQDGTEMELMTSRPRSDLYINLPALQKLDAMLIEVLDSFQDTEFWYAEKGSMSSNSNHSGSGSFRRVIVQRNEEKWWLPIPCVPPGGLSEKSRKHLKHKRDSSNQIHKAAMAINSSILAEMEIPDSYMSTLPKSGKSCLGDSIYRYMCTTDKFSPEHLLDCLNLATEHEALELADRVEASMYTWRRKACMSNSKSSWVMVKDLMSETDRSDKNHILAERAECLLFCLKQRYPELSQTSLDTCKIQYNRDVGQAVLESYSRVLESLAFNIVAWIEDVICVERSVRNQGK; the protein is encoded by the exons ATGGTTGAGTATGTGCAGGGTTTTGAGCAATTAGAATTTAGAACACAAGTTTTGAAGGCTCCAATGGACAATTTATCAAATTCTGATGAAAACTATGATCTGGGATATCTTCCTTCACCTTCTTCTGTGGATCAGAATGATCACTCACTGGCAGAAACTTCAACAAGTGGTGATTCTTTTATGTACCGCCGGACGAATTCAGAGACCTCAGCTTTGTCGGAGTCTGTAGATGATAGCAGTTACTCTGGTGAAGCATCCCCTTGGTTCTGCCCAAATGTGAAAACCAGATTTCATAACCAGGTTGCTCTTACCAGACTAGGAATGAAGCAGCACAACAAGAATGCCACAGATGATAAGCTTGAAGATCATGAAGCAGTAGATGCAG AGCTTGAGATGATGAAAGAACGATTTGCAAAACTCTTGTTGGGTGAGGACATGTCAGGAAGTGGGAAAGGGGTGTGCACTGCGGTTACAATCTCAAATTCGATAACCAACCTCTAtg CCACTGTGTTTGGGCAAAATTTGAGGTTAGAGCCCTTGAACCCTGAGAAGAAAGCAATGTGGAAGAGGGAAATGAATTGCCTGTTATCAGTTTGTGATTACATAGTAGAACTCATCCCCATATCCCAAAATTTGCAAGATGGGACAGAAATGGAG TTGATGACAAGCAGACCGAGATCTGATCTCTATATCAACCTTCCAGCTTTGCAAAAGCTTGATGCAATGCTTATT GAAGTACTTGATAGTTTCCAAGATACAGAATTCTGGTATGCAGAAAAAGGGAGCATGTCATCAAACTCAAACCATTCAGGTTCAGGATCGTTCCGTAGGGTTATTGTTCAGCGGAACGAGGAGAAATGGTGGTTGCCGATTCCATGTGTTCCTCCAGGTGGCCTCTCTGAGAAGTCAAGGAAGCATTTGAAACACAAACGTGACTCTTCTAATCAAATCCACAAAGCAGCCATGGCAATCAATAGCAGCATTCTTGCTGAGATGGAAATTCCAGACTCATACATGTCAACTCTTCCCAAG AGTGGAAAATCGTGTCTTGGGGATTCCATTTACCGCTACATGTGCACCACAGACAAGTTCTCCCCAGAACATCTTCTCGACTGCCTCAATCTAGCAACTGAACATGAAGCACTTGAGCTTGCAGACAGGGTTGAAGCTTCAATGTACACATGGAGACGTAAAGCATGCATGAGCAATTCAAAATCTTCATGGGTCATGGTGAAGGATCTAATGTCGGAAACAGACAGGAGTGACAAAAACCATATTTTGGCAGAGAGAGCCGAGTGTTTGTTGTTCTGCTTGAAGCAGAGATATCCTGAGCTCTCTCAGACATCCTTGGATACATGCAAGATCCAATACAATAGG GATGTGGGGCAAGCAGTACTGGAGAGTTACTCACGGGTGTTGGAAAGTTTGGCATTCAACATTGTTGCTTGGATTGAAGATGTAATTTGTGTTGAAAGATCTGTGAGAAACCAAGGCAAATAA
- the LOC18784567 gene encoding mediator of RNA polymerase II transcription subunit 12, with product MQRYHATGCTSAVNNNAIGGTSGRDSVRADSAALPANLSLASRRASQLNPYKLKCEKDPLNGRLGPPDFHPQTPNCPEETLTREYVQFGYRETVEGIEESREISLSQAQVFNKPLVFRCKEAIKKRFRAINESRAQKRKAGQVYGAPLADTLLSKPGVFPEQRHCGEDLRKKWIEGLSQQHKRLRSLADHVPHGYRKRPLFEVLTRNNVPLLRATWFIKVTYLNQVRPGSAIISSGAPDKAQLSRTELWTKDVIDYLQYLLDELFSRNNSHSTSHNRDRSPQTLYAGSVPQRSDPASAVPDGEEPSLHFKWWYVVRLLQWHHAEGLLLPTLIIEWVLSQLQEKELLEIMQLLLPIVYGVLETVVLSQTYVRNLVGVAVRFIREPSQGGSDVVGNSRRAYTVSTVVEMLRYLILAVPDTFVALDCFPLPSCVVSYIVNDGLPKMSEDVRKIGNGPAEVASAFRSKGFDAQYQSLAFDHVVSSIQKRADNLAKAASPSYPFHSIAKAVQALDRSLVQGDVRGAYRFLFEDPCDGVANESWITGVSPCLRTSLKWIGTANLSFVCSVFFLCEWATCDFRDFRTAPPCELKFTGRKDFSQVHVVIQLLKLKIRDLQCSPQRKNDSFLGVGSVAKGSTQHNNFPVRISMGNSYETKNRSKNGDQRSIKSSNIFESPGPLHDIIVCWIDQHEAGKGEGFKRLQLLVIELIRSGIFHPHAYVRQLIVSGIMDTDGPVVEVDRRKRHYQILKLLPGLLMRHALKEAGIAEEPQLSEAMNLYSTERRLILRGLLSDQNKNANMIVSALKQKHFPVPGKDGPLPVSVDQWKAVQSSSNILSVKGGKSDADLEELKEAISVLLQLPNSSSPSTETGLDESQGSVKRPFGSIYNKMDLGEGTPGCEECKRAKRQKVSDERSSYIQGNSPIPSDDEDTWWMRKRLKSLEPMKVDPPVKSTKQVSRIRQKIVRKTQSLAQLAAARIEGSQGASTSHVCNNKVSCPHHRTGLEGETPKSTDPTKVSHGGDIVSIGKALKRLRFMEKRTITVWLMTVIRQLVEETEKTIAKVGQFGRTFTSVDDRSSIRWKLGEDELSAALYLMDVSNDLVLAVKFLLWLLPKVSSPSSTFHSGRNILLLPKNVESQVCEVGEAFLISSLRRYENIVIATDLIPEVLSAIMHRASAIVASNGRLSGSPALAYSRYLSKRNSNVASVIEWEKNFKATCDKRLLSELESGQSVDGELGFPLGVPAGVEDLDDFFRQKISGVRLSRAGLNMREIVQRNVNVEDALHYFYGKERKLFAAGAHKGPPVEKWDDGYQIAQNVITELMDCIRQTGGAAQEGDPSLVSSAVSAIVGNVGPIIAKVSDFRAGGSYSSFPAATDSLNCARRILRIHISCLCLLKEALGERQTRVFEVALATEACSALAGVFSPGKASRNQYQSSPESHDSNTNASNDILNSSTKIGLGRTTKVAAAVSALIIGAVAQGVTSLERLVTVFKLKERLDIIQFVRSSRSNSNGNARSSGAFKGDISLEVYVHWFRLLVGNCRTVSDGLVVELLGEPTVIALSRMQRMLPLGLVFPPAYSIFAFVVWRPFLLNTSIAAREDFNQLYQSLTTAIGDAVKHSPFRDVCLRDSQGFYDLVAADGSDAEFAAILELNGSDMLLKSTAFVPLRARLFLNAIMDCKMPVSLFMQCEGNQVSGHGESKVQYAERETKLVDKLVHILDTLQPAKFHWQWVELRLLLNEQALIEKLETQDMSLVDAIRSSSPSPEKAAASENEKYFIEIILTRLLVRPDAAPLFSDVVHLFGRSLADSMLLQVKWFLGGSDVLFGRKTIRQRLLNIAETKGLSTKTQFWKPWGWCSYGFDPVTNKGDKKKFEVTSLEEGEMVEEGIDSKKYGKGLTPTYDIESYNVTQQRVTERALIELLLPCIDQSSDDSRNTFANDLIKQLSNIEVQISAVTRGTNKQAGPAPSGVEGPTSKGNNRKGIRGGSPGLARRAAVAADSAPPSPAALRASMSLRLQLLLRLLPIICADREPSGRNMRQGLASVVLRLLGNRVVNEDAELCVNLLQSSFSKREAESSTEAASASFADLSSESLFDQLLLVLHGLLSSCQPSWLRPTKSTNESGKDFAAFDREMADHLQSDLDRMQLPERIRWRIQTAMPVVVPSIRCFVSCQPPPVPNTALAVLQTSISTPGFYSGISNPPQRNQVPLARTVANIPGKSKSLPSQDYDMDIDPWTLLEDGAGSGPSSSNSALIGSADHGNLRASSWLKGAVRVRRKDLTYIGAVDDDS from the exons ATGCAAAGGTATCATGCCACCGGCTGCACTAGTGCAGTTAATAACAACGCCATAGGTGGGACATCAGGGAGGGATTCTGTGCGAGCTGATTCAGCTGCATTGCCTGCTAACTTATCTCTAGCTTCGAG GCGCGCATCGCAGTTAAACCCTTACAAGTTGAAGTGCGAAAAAGACCCTTTGAATGGCCG ACTTGGGCCACCTGACTTTCACCCCCAAACTCCAAATTGCCCAGAGGAGACTCTTACCAGAGAATATGTGCAGTTTGGATACAGAGAGACTGTTGAAGGAATTGAG GAATCTAGAGAGATATCGCTGAGTCAGGCTCAAGTGTTTAACAAGCCTCTCGTCTTCAGATGCAAAGAG GCCATAAAAAAACGTTTTAGGGCCATCAATGAATCTCGTGCTCAAAAGAGGAAG GCTGGTCAAGTGTACGGTGCCCCTCTTGCTGATACACTATTGTCCAAGCCAGGCGTTTTTCCTGAACAGCGGCACTGCGGTGAAGACTTACGAAAAAAATGGATTGAG GGTCTATCACAACAACACAAGCGCTTGCGTTCGTTGGCTGATCATGTTCCTCACGGGTATAGGAAAAGACCCCTATTTGAAGTTCTTACAAGGAATAATGTTCCATTGCTGAGAGCAACTTGGTTTATTAAAGTAACTTATCTTAATCAG GTCAGGCCAGGTTCTGCCATTATTTCTTCTGGGGCACCTGATAAAGCTCAGTTGTCCCGCACAGAGCTCTGGACAAAAGATGTTATCGATTACCTGCAGTACCTTCTCGATGAGTTATTCTCGAGAAATAATTCTCATTCTACTTCACACAACAGAGATCGTTCGCCACAAACGCTTTATGCTGGGTCAGTTCCACAAAGGAGTGATCCAGCATCAGCAGTCCCTGACGGTGAGGAGCCTTCCCTACATTTCAAGTGGTGGTATGTGGTGCGGCTCTTGCAATGGCATCATGCCGAGGGGCTGCTTCTTCCTACTCTTATTATTGAGTGGGTTCTTAGTCAACTGCAg GAGAAAGAATTGCTTGAGATTATGCAGTTGCTCTTACCTATTGTATATGGTGTTCTGGAAACTGTTGTTTTATCTCAAACATATGTGCGCAATCTTGTTGGGGTAGCTGTTCGTTTCATTCGCGAACCTTCTCAAGGAGGGTCAGATGTTGTGGGTAACTCTCGTAGGGCATATACAGTGTCTACTGTGGTTGAGATGCTTCGTTATTTAATACTTGCTGTACCTGATACATTTGTGGCTTTGGACTGCTTTCCATTACCATCTTGTGTAGTCTCTTATATAGTAAATGATGGATTACCAAAGATGTCCGAGGATGTGAGAAAGATTGGAAATGGTCCGGCAGAAGTTGCTTCTGCGTTCAGAAGTAAAGGTTTTGATGCCCAATATCAGTCCTTGGCCTTTGATCATGTTGTTTCATCCATTCAGAAACGTGCTGACAATCTTGCAAAGGCTGCAAGCCCTAGTTATCCATTCCATAGTATTGCTAAAGCTGTACAGGCCCTAGATAGATCTCTTGTTCAGGGAGATGTTCGAGGGGCTTATAGATTTCTGTTTGAAGATCCTTGTGATGGAGTCGCAAATGAAAGTTGGATCACAGGAGTTAGTCCATGCTTGAGAACATCGTTGAAGTGGATTGGGACTGCGAACTTGTCATTTGTTTGCTCTGTGTTTTTCCTTTGTGAATGGGCAACATGTGATTTCAGGGATTTTCGAACTGCCCCACCTTGTGAGCTGAAGTTTACTGGCAGAAAGGATTTTTCTCAGGTACATGTTGTAATTCAGCTTTTGAAACTCAAGATAAGAGATTTACAATGTTCACCTCAACGTAAGAATGACAGCTTCCTTGGAGTCGGTAGTGTTGCAAAAGGTTCCACCCAGCATAATAATTTTCCTGTCAGAATATCCATGGGAAATTCCTATGAAACTAAGAATAGATCAAAAAATGGTGATCAAAGAAGTATAAAATCGTCAAATATATTCGAGAGCCCAGGTCCTTTACATGATATTATAGTGTGTTGGATTGATCAACATGAAGCAGGAAAAGGAGAAGGTTTCAAGCGCCTTCAACTACTTGTAATTGAACTCATACGATCTGGTATTTTTCACCCCCATGCCTATGTTAGGCAGCTGATAGTTAGTGGAATTATGGATACGGATGGACCGGTGGTTGAAGTAGACAGACGGAAGAGGCATTATCAAATCTTGAAGCTGTTGCCTGGGCTCTTGATGCGTCATGCTTTGAAAGAAGCAGGGATTGCTGAAGAGCCTCAACTTTCAGAGGCTATGAACTTATACTCAACTGAGCGCCGCCTAATACTTCGCGGGCTTCTCTctgatcaaaataaaaatgcgAATATGATTGTGTCTGCTCTGAAGCAAAAGCATTTTCCTGTCCCTGGAAAGGACGGTCCTTTGCCAGTTTCTGTTGATCAGTGGAAGGCGGTTCAGTCATCATCCAACATATTGTCTGTTAAAGGTGGCAAATCTGATGCTGATCTCGAAGAACTAAAGGAAGCAATCTCAGTTCTGTTGCAACTCCCAAATAGTTCATCCCCATCAACAGAAACAGGACTTGATGAATCCCAAGGGAGTGTGAAGAGGCCCTTTGGGTCAATTTATAATAAGATGGATCTGGGAGAAGGCACCCCTGGGTGTGAAGAATGCAAAAGGGCAAAGAGGCAAAAGGTGAGTGATGAAAGGAGCTCATACATCCAAGGAAATTCTCCAATTCCTTCTGACGATGAAGATACCTGGTGGATGAGGAAGAGACTTAAATCCTTGGAGCCAATGAAGGTTGATCCACCAGTTAAGTCAACCAAACAGGTCTCTAGGATTCGGCAGAAAATAGTTCGTAAAACTCAAAGTCTTGCTCAACTAGCAGCTGCTAGGATTGAGGGTAGCCAGGGGGCATCTACAAGTCATGTCTGCAATAATAAAGTAAGCTGTCCTCATCATAGAACTGGACTGGAGGGAGAAACTCCGAAGTCTACAGATCCAACCAAAGTGAGCCATGGTGGAGATATTGTTTCAATTGGAAAAGCTTTAAAGCGGCTACGATTTATGGAGAAGAGGACTATTACGGTTTGGTTGATGACTGTTATTAGGCAGCTTGTTGAAGAGACTGAAAAGACTATTGCTAAGGTTGGCCAGTTTGGTAGGACTTTCACTTCTGTTGATGATAGGAGCTCCATACGGTGGAAGCTCGGTGAAGATGAACTTTCTGCTGCACTGTATTTGATGGATGTTTCAAATGATTTAGTTTTAGCAGTCAAGTTTCTGCTTTGGTTGCTGCCAAAGGTTAGTAGCCCCAGTTCTACATTCCATAGTGGGAGAAACATTCTGTTGTTGCCGAAAAATGTTGAAAGCCAAGTGTGTGAAGTGGGGGAGGCATTTCTTATATCATCCCTTCGAAG GTATGAGAACATAGTTATTGCTACAGATCTTATTCCAGAAGTCTTGTCAGCTATAATGCACCGTGCTTCAGCAATAGTGGCATCTAATGGAAGGCTTTCAGGGTCGCCTGCCTTAGCATACAGTCGGTATTTGTCGAAGCGAAATAGTAATGTGGCTAGTGTCATTGAATGGGAGAAGAATTTCAAGGCAACATGTGATAAGAGACTTCTTTCTGAACTCGAGTCTGGACAATCAGTGGATGGAGAGTTGGGGTTTCCGCTTGGTGTTCCAGCAGGGGTTGAAGatcttgatgattttttccGCCAAAAGATTAGTGGTGTCCGGTTGTCCAGGGCGGGTTTAAACATGAGAGAAATAGTGCAACGAAATGTGAATGTCGAGGATGCCTTGCATTATTTTTATGGCAAAGAGAGAAAACTCTTTGCTGCTGGTGCTCATAAAGGCCCTCCTGTTGAAAAATGGGATGATGGATATCAGATAGCTCAAAATGTAATTACAGAACTGATGGACTGCATTCGGCAGACTGGTGGTGCTGCTCAAGAAGGGGACCCCTCTTTGGTGTCTTCTGCTGTTTCTGCTATTGTGGGTAATGTAGGACCAATTATAGCAAAAGTTTCTGATTTTAGAGCAGGGGGTAGCTATTCAAGTTTTCCAGCTGCCACTGATTCCCTGAACTGTGCAAGGCGTATTTTGCGCATCCATATAAGTTGCCTATGCCTCCTTAAGGAAGCTCTTGGAGAGCGCCAAACCCGTGTATTTGAGGTAGCCCTTGCGACAGAAGCTTGTTCTGCTCTTGCTGGGGTTTTTTCTCCTGGAAAGGCATCTCGAAATCAATATCAGTCATCTCCTGAATCCCATGATTCCAACACTAATGCTTCTAATGATATTTTGAACAGTTCTACAAAAATTGGTCTTGGGAGAACAACAAAAGTTGCAGCTGCAGTTTCTGCGCTAATTATTGGGGCAGTTGCTCAAGGGGTTACTAGCCTGGAGAGATTGGTGACTGTATTCAAGTTAAAGGAAAGGTTGGATATAATTCAGTTTGTAAGGAGTAGTAGATCCAACTCTAATGGTAATGCTCGGTCTTCTGGGGCATTTAAGGGGGATATCTCGCTTGAAGTTTATGTGCATTGGTTTAGACTGCTTGTCGGAAACTGCAGAACTGTTTCTGATGGATTGGTTGTGGAACTCTTGGGTGAACCCACTGTGATAGCTCTTTCGAGGATGCAGCGTATGCTCCCCCTTGGTTTGGTCTTTCCACCGGCCTATTCaatatttgcttttgttgtatGGCGGCCATTCCTTCTTAACACTAGCATTGCAGCCCGGGAGGATTTTAATCAATTATATCAATCTTTAACAACAGCTATAGGTGATGCTGTAAAGCACTCACCTTTTCGTGATGTGTGTTTGAGAGATAGTCAGGGTTTCTATGATCTCGTAGCTGCAGATGGCAGTGATGCTGAATTTGCAGCCATACTAGAGTTGAATGGTTCAGACATGCTTTTAAAATCCACGGCTTTTGTTCCATTGCGTGCAAGGCTGTTTCTAAATGCTATCATGGATTGTAAGATGCCAGTGTCTTTATTTATGCAGTGTGAAGGAAATCAGGTTTCTGGACATGGCGAATCGAAGGTTCAATATGCAGAACGTGAAACAAAGCTTGTAGATAAGCTTGTACATATCTTAGATACCCTGCAACCTGCAAAATTTCATTGGCAGTGGGTAGAGCTCAGGCTCCTCTTGAACGAACAAGCACTCATTGAAAAGCTTGAGACTCAGGATATGTCCTTAGTGGATGCCATTCGTTCATCCTCCCCTAGTCCTGAAAAGGCTGCTGCCTCTGAGAATGAGAAATATTTCATTGAAATCATCCTTACGAGATTATTGGTCAGACCTGATGCTGCACCTCTTTTCTCAGATGTGGTTCATCTTTTCGGGAGGTCACTAGCAGATTCTATGTTGTTGCAGGTGAAGTGGTTCTTGGGTGGATCAGATGTTCTTTTTGGACGAAAAACCATTAGACAACGTCTTCTCAATATTGCTGAGACTAAAGGTCTCTCCACTAAGACCCAGTTTTGGAAGCCTTGGGGATGGTGTAGTTATGGTTTTGATCCTGTGACAAACAAGGGAGATAAGAAGAAGTTTGAAGTCACCTCCCTTGAAGAGGGTGAGATGGTTGAAGAGGGAATAGATTCAAAAAAGTACGGGAAAGGGCTCACTCCAACATATGATATTGAAAGCTACAATGTCACCCAGCAGCGTGTGACAGAGAGGGCTCTCATTGAATTACTTCTTCCTTGTATAGATCAAAGCTCCGATGACTCACGCAATACCTTTGCGAATGATTTGATCAAGCAGTTGAGTAATATTGAGGTACAAATTAGTGCAGTTACTCGTGGGACAAATAAGCAAGCAGGGCCAGCTCCTTCTGGCGTTGAAGGTCCCACAAGCAAAGGAAATAATCGCAAAGGTATAAGGGGTGGGAGTCCTGGGTTAGCTAGACGTGCAGCAGTAGCAGCAGATTCTGCTCCACCATCCCCTGCAGCTTTGCGAGCTTCTATGTCGCTGCGATTGCAGTTACTCTTAAGATTGCTTCCTATCATTTGTGCAGACAG GGAGCCATCAGGGCGAAACATGAGGCAGGGGCTAGCCTCTGTAGTACTACGTCTTCTAGGAAACCGAGTTGTGAACGAGGATGCGGAGCTATGCGTCAATCTCTTGCAGAGTTCTTTTTCCAAGAGGGAGGCAGAGTCTTCAACAGAGGCTGCCTCTGCTTCTTTTGCAGACTTGTCAAGTGAAAGTCTCTTTGATCAGTTACTGTTGGTTCTGCATGGGCTGTTAAGCAGTTGCCAGCCAAGTTGGTTGAGGCCTACTAAGTCAACAAATGAGAGTGGAAAAGATTTTGCTGCATTTGATCGTGAAATGGCAGACCATTTACAG AGTGACTTGGATCGCATGCAACTGCCGGAAAGGATTCGCTGGCGTATTCAAACTGCAATGCCTGTAGTTGTCCCTTCTATTCGGTGCTTTGTCTCTTGCCAACCACCACCTGTTCCGAATACTGCTTTGGCTGTTcttcaaaccagcatatcGACTCCTGGGTTTTATTCTGGAATCTCAAACCCACCTCAGAGAAATCAGGTTCCTCTGGCACGAACTGTAGCTAACATACCAGGGAAGTCTAAATCATTGCCGTCACAGGATTATGATATGGATATTGATCCATGGACGCTGCTGGAAGATGGTGCAGGATCAGGCCCATCTTCAAGTAACAGTGCTTTGATAGGCAGTGCAGACCATGGAAATCTTCGAGCATCTAGCTGGCTTAAAGGGGCTGTTAGGGTGAGACGAAAGGATCTCACATACATTGGTGCGGTGGATGATGACAGCTGA
- the LOC18787110 gene encoding uncharacterized protein LOC18787110 encodes MSTNKTPQKKNRPQVVKLDEALELATKWVNNMTEPAEDEPFEIQSRPARLGLGAKVPWPFKFSPSDDPLERKLHYKLDAGRRNAAKIAEESALAAARDDSDDDEDLDSRTKAFEKKRPAAPVTPSLGGKKRKK; translated from the exons ATGAGCACCAACAAGACGCCACAGAAAAAGAATCGTCCTCAAGTAGTTAAATTGGATGAAGCTTTGGAATTG GCTACAAAATGGGTTAATAACATGACTGAACCTGCAGAAGATGAGCCTTTTGAAATACAGAGTAGACCTGCTAG GCTTGGACTAGGTGCTAAAGTTCCCTGGCCATTCAAATTTTCACCTTCAGATGATCCCCTTGAAAGGAAATTACACTACAAGTTGGATGCTGGAAGAAGAAATGCTGCCAAAATTGCCGAGGAGTCTGCATTGGCTGCTGCTAGAGATGACAGTGACGACGATGAAGATTTAGACAGCAGAACCAAAGCGTTTGAGAAGAAAAGACCAGCAGCTCCGGTGACCCCATCTTTAGggggaaagaaaaggaagaagtaA
- the LOC18786758 gene encoding gibberellin 20-oxidase-like protein: MSEIPQTSVKLPMLDISQPILHPSSLSSLAEAFKTWGFLHITNHGISKDLFRKLYSLSNGLFSLPSDTKLKLGPFSSAKTYTPHFIASPFFESLRVSGPKFFESAQTSANVLFDQHNSEFSEILQEYGSKMTELSKKIVKIALMSLGDGLVKKFYESEFQNCHGYLRINNYSAPESLEDHEDEVEGLGMHTDMSCVTIVYQDEIGGLQVRSKEGKWMDISPCEGTLVVNIGDMFQAWSNEKLRSSEHRVILKQPVNRFSLAYFWCFEDEKVIFAPDDVVGEENVRIYKPFVCLDYLKFRESNERGKFEKVGFTVRDFAGIKQQAKCDS; encoded by the exons ATGTCAGAAATACCTCAAACTTCTGTTAAACTTCCCATGCTAGACATTTCTCAGCCAATATTGCACCCTTCTTCTTTATCCTCTCTAGCTGAAGCCTTCAAAACATGGGGCTTCTTGCACATCACCAATCATGGGATCTCCAAAGATCTTTTCAGAAAACTATATTCACTTTCAAATGGCCTCTTCAGCCTCCCTTCTGATACTAAACTCAAACTTGGTCCTTTCTCTTCTGCAAAAACTTATACTCCTCATTTCATAGCCTCTCCGTTCTTTGAAAGCCTCAGAGTTTCTGGCCCAAAGTTCTTTGAGTCTGCTCAAACTTCTGCCAATGTTCTCTTTGACCAACACAACTCTGAATTCAG TGAGATATTACAAGAATATGGGAGCAAGATGACAGAATTATCGAAGAAAATCGTGAAGATCGCGCTGATGAGCTTGGGGGATGGTTTGGTAAAGAAATTTTATGAATCTGAATTCCAAAATTGTCATGGTTACTTGAGAATAAATAACTACTCAGCTCCAGAAAGCTTGGAAGATCATGAAGATGAGGTTGAAGGACTTGGAATGCACACAGACATGAGCTGTGTAACAATTGTGTACCAAGATGAAATCGGAGGGCTTCAAGTGAGATCAAAGGAGGGTAAGTGGATGGACATAAGCCCATGTGAGGGGACCTTGGTGGTGAACATAGGGGATATGTTTCAAGCCTGGAGCAATGAGAAGTTAAGGTCATCAGAACATAGAGTCATTCTAAAGCAGCCGGTGAACCGCTTTTCTCTGGCCTACTTTTGGTGTTTTGAAGATGAGAAGGTGATATTTGCACCAGATGATGTGGTGGGGGAAGAGAATGTGAGGATTTACAAGCCATTTGTTTGCTTGGACTATTTGAAATTCAGAGAGAGCAATGAGAGAGGGAAGTTTGAAAAGGTTGGGTTTACTGTAAGGGATTTTGCTGGGATTAAACAGCAAGCCAAATGTGACagttga
- the LOC18786697 gene encoding elicitor-responsive protein 3, which translates to MTGGTLEVLLVDAEGIRHTNLLGRASYYVIIECGTREYRSKESSSEDDIISWNEKFTFEFPLSHWKNLTHLKFRIMDTELFTDAGFVGETIVHLGGIITEGKDKGFIELKPAPYNVVLEDDTYKGEIKIGFRFITNVSMFIGSCPLTKIPSILCCP; encoded by the exons ATGACAGGAGGAACCCTTGAAGTACTTCTTGTAGATGCTGAAGGCATTAGGCACACAAATCTTCTTG GTAGAGCATCCTACTACGTGATCATAGAGTGTGGCACTCGAGAATATAGAAGCAAAGAATCATCAA GTGAAGATGACATAATTAGCTGGAATGAAAAATTCACGTTTGAATTTCCATTGTCACATTGGAAAAACTTAACTCATCTCAAATTCAGAATTATGGACACCGAGTTGTTCACAGATGCTGGATTTGTTGGTGAAACCAT AGTTCATCTTGGTGGAATAATTACTGAGGGGAAGGACAAAGGATTCATTGAATTAAAACCAGCTCCGTACAATGTGGTGCTTGAAGATGACACCTATAAAGGAGAGATAAAGATTGGGTTTCGATTTATCACAAATGTAAGTATGTTTATAGGGTCATGTCCTCTTACTAAAATACCTAGCATATTATGTTGTCCGTGA